In Cryptosporangium aurantiacum, the following proteins share a genomic window:
- a CDS encoding alpha/beta hydrolase: MGRWCRAGLSVAVVVGLVVGMLWALQRRLIYFPDRAAPAVPAAVTEVGLTADDGLRLTAWQVAPTASSRNDVVTLVVPGNAGNRAGRVELARKLAAAGLTVLLMDYRGYGGNPGDPSEDGLVRDARAAWDHLTGAGGFTADRIILFGESLGAAVVARLAAGLSEQPRGIVLRSPFVSLADVGKAHYPFLPVGLLLRDRFPVADQIRSVGAPTIVVYGTRDTIVPPDQSRTVAESAANLVDSVSVEGADHNDPVLGDGPAVVDAVRRLA; this comes from the coding sequence GGGCAGGGCTGAGCGTCGCGGTCGTCGTCGGACTGGTGGTGGGCATGCTGTGGGCGCTGCAGCGGCGGCTGATCTACTTTCCCGACCGCGCCGCGCCCGCGGTTCCGGCCGCGGTCACGGAGGTCGGTCTTACTGCTGACGACGGGCTGCGGCTCACCGCGTGGCAGGTGGCGCCGACCGCCTCGTCGAGAAACGACGTCGTCACCCTGGTGGTGCCGGGCAACGCGGGCAATCGTGCCGGCCGCGTGGAATTGGCCCGCAAGCTCGCTGCGGCCGGGCTCACCGTGCTGCTCATGGACTACCGAGGCTACGGCGGCAACCCCGGCGACCCGTCCGAGGATGGGCTCGTCCGCGACGCTCGTGCGGCTTGGGACCACCTCACCGGTGCCGGTGGATTTACCGCCGACCGGATCATCCTGTTCGGCGAGAGCCTCGGCGCCGCAGTCGTCGCCCGGCTCGCCGCCGGTCTGTCTGAGCAGCCGCGCGGGATCGTGCTCCGCTCGCCGTTCGTGTCGCTGGCCGATGTCGGGAAGGCGCACTATCCGTTCCTGCCGGTCGGTCTGTTGTTGCGGGACCGGTTCCCGGTTGCGGACCAGATTCGCAGCGTCGGCGCGCCCACGATCGTCGTCTACGGCACGCGCGACACGATCGTCCCGCCGGACCAGAGCCGCACGGTCGCCGAGTCGGCCGCAAACCTCGTCGACAGCGTCTCGGTCGAGGGCGCCGACCACAACGACCCGGTGCTCGGCGACGGTCCCGCCGTGGTCGACGCGGTCCGACGCCTCGCCTAG
- a CDS encoding ATPase domain-containing protein, translated as MKRLSTGLADLDLILGGGLFAGSVVVLAGPPGSGKTILAQQICFANATVEHKAVYYTTLSEPHSKLVEHLRGFSFFDPSALGPKVEYVHLGDMLRDRGAGDLEPLVDEVVRRALDDEPVLVVVDSTKMLRDFVSDHALRTALYDLTSRVAHSGAVLLLLGEYTAEEMQTGVEFALADGIVHLSYQSREPVDRRTLRVVKLRGTTHLNGAHTVAISADGFQVYPRVESFLPDEVPLNNLRVSSGVPGLDALTDGGIPHADATLVLGPSGVGKTICCLNFLAEGLARGERCLYITFEDTLDQLVGMAGKFGWDFEAARASDHLMISHVPVGRLELDVVAAVIRHRLADGTTTRVVIDSLAEMAEAARETDRFPAYLRSLLGVIRSAGASLWVTSETNTFGPVEEPLVGLMFLFHNVIQIRYIERCAEIGRLLNVVKMRNSAHDNGMYHCRITDDGIAVGDKLTQVTGMLGWSVPRDCSAP; from the coding sequence GTGAAGCGGCTGTCGACCGGGCTGGCGGACCTGGACCTGATCCTCGGCGGTGGTCTGTTCGCGGGCTCGGTGGTGGTCCTGGCCGGGCCGCCCGGGTCTGGGAAGACGATCCTGGCGCAACAGATCTGCTTCGCCAACGCCACCGTCGAGCACAAGGCCGTCTACTACACGACCCTGTCCGAGCCGCACTCCAAGCTCGTCGAACACCTGCGCGGGTTTTCGTTCTTCGACCCTTCGGCTCTCGGGCCCAAGGTCGAGTACGTCCACCTCGGTGACATGCTGCGAGACCGCGGCGCCGGTGACCTCGAGCCGCTGGTTGACGAGGTGGTCCGCCGGGCTCTCGACGACGAGCCGGTGCTGGTGGTGGTCGACAGCACCAAGATGCTGCGGGATTTTGTCAGCGATCACGCCCTGCGGACGGCGCTCTACGATCTGACCAGCCGGGTCGCGCACAGCGGGGCGGTGCTACTCCTGCTGGGCGAGTACACCGCCGAGGAGATGCAGACAGGGGTGGAGTTCGCCCTCGCCGACGGCATCGTGCACCTGTCGTACCAGTCCCGCGAGCCGGTGGACCGGCGCACTCTGCGGGTCGTCAAGCTGCGAGGCACCACCCATCTCAACGGCGCTCACACGGTGGCGATCTCGGCCGACGGGTTCCAGGTGTATCCCCGGGTCGAGTCGTTCCTGCCCGACGAAGTGCCGCTGAACAACCTGCGCGTCTCGTCCGGGGTTCCCGGCCTGGACGCGTTGACGGACGGCGGGATACCGCACGCTGACGCCACCCTCGTCCTGGGGCCCTCCGGCGTCGGTAAGACGATCTGCTGTCTCAACTTTCTCGCCGAGGGCCTGGCCCGCGGCGAACGCTGCCTCTACATCACTTTCGAAGACACCCTCGACCAACTGGTCGGCATGGCGGGCAAGTTCGGCTGGGATTTCGAAGCCGCCCGCGCCAGCGACCACCTGATGATTTCCCACGTGCCGGTGGGCCGACTCGAACTCGACGTCGTGGCCGCGGTGATCCGTCACCGCCTCGCCGACGGCACGACCACCCGGGTCGTGATCGACAGCCTGGCCGAGATGGCCGAAGCCGCGCGCGAGACCGACCGCTTCCCCGCCTACCTACGCAGTCTCCTCGGCGTCATCCGCTCCGCCGGCGCTTCCCTCTGGGTCACCAGCGAGACCAACACGTTCGGGCCGGTGGAAGAGCCGCTGGTCGGGCTGATGTTCCTCTTCCACAACGTGATCCAGATCCGGTACATCGAACGTTGCGCCGAAATCGGCCGGCTGCTCAACGTCGTGAAGATGCGCAACAGTGCTCACGACAACGGCATGTACCACTGCCGCATCACCGACGACGGCATCGCCGTCGGCGACAAGCTCACGCAGGTCACCGGGATGCTCGGCTGGAGCGTCCCGCGCGACTGCAGCGCCCCCTGA
- a CDS encoding response regulator — protein sequence MGRILVVDDEPDLRFLLRRIFTRAGHEVTEAGDGAAALASVYEARPDLIVTDMTMPVMGGVELIRRLHADPTTATIPILAVSGDWQLAVDADATLAKPYQRAELLSVADDLLRKGREGQ from the coding sequence GTGGGCAGGATCCTGGTGGTCGATGATGAGCCGGACCTGCGGTTCCTACTGCGGCGCATCTTCACGCGAGCCGGTCACGAGGTCACCGAGGCCGGTGACGGCGCCGCTGCTCTGGCTTCGGTGTACGAGGCGCGGCCGGACCTCATAGTGACCGACATGACGATGCCGGTGATGGGCGGCGTCGAACTGATCCGTCGGCTGCACGCCGATCCGACGACCGCAACCATTCCGATTCTCGCGGTCAGCGGCGACTGGCAGCTGGCGGTCGACGCCGACGCGACGCTGGCCAAGCCCTACCAGCGCGCCGAGCTGCTCTCGGTGGCCGATGACCTGCTCCGGAAGGGACGTGAGGGGCAGTGA
- a CDS encoding TetR/AcrR family transcriptional regulator: MKSNRRTQEQRSEATRTALINAAREQFAESGFSAVGTEAIVRAAGVTRGAMYHQFANKTELFAAVFEAVEAEMTRRIDAAVSNSGESDPIALMRLGAATWLGACAEPEVQRIVLIEAPAVLGWERWREIGLRYGMGLVQGLLEHGISVGRVAAQPVEPLSHVLIGALDEAALYLARAEDPARARREVGAVIDRLVQFLAV; this comes from the coding sequence ATGAAAAGCAATCGACGGACTCAGGAACAGCGCTCCGAGGCGACGCGGACTGCGCTGATCAACGCGGCGCGCGAGCAGTTTGCGGAGTCAGGATTCAGCGCGGTCGGCACCGAGGCGATCGTGCGGGCCGCCGGGGTGACCCGCGGCGCGATGTACCACCAGTTCGCGAACAAGACCGAGCTGTTCGCCGCGGTGTTCGAAGCGGTCGAAGCAGAGATGACCCGGCGGATCGATGCGGCGGTGAGCAACAGCGGCGAGAGCGATCCGATCGCGCTGATGAGGTTGGGCGCGGCCACCTGGCTGGGCGCCTGCGCCGAGCCCGAGGTCCAGCGCATCGTGTTGATCGAGGCTCCGGCAGTGCTCGGATGGGAGCGGTGGCGGGAGATCGGCCTGCGCTACGGGATGGGGCTCGTGCAGGGGCTGCTCGAGCACGGCATCTCGGTCGGCCGGGTGGCAGCGCAGCCGGTCGAGCCGCTTTCGCACGTGTTGATCGGAGCGCTGGACGAGGCGGCGCTCTACCTGGCCCGAGCCGAGGATCCGGCCAGGGCGCGCCGCGAGGTCGGAGCCGTGATCGACCGCCTCGTCCAGTTCCTCGCGGTGTAA
- a CDS encoding alpha/beta fold hydrolase: protein MTVTDIPQGRIEYRSAGPQASTEPPVVFVHGLLVNAELWTKVADALALDGVRSYAPDLPLGSHRIPLPVGTDLSPRGVARLINDFLAAHDLTDVTLVGNDTGGALCQFLIDTDHSRIGRLVLTNCDAFDQFPPAPFGLIFKAGRRPALLRALMASVRPKALRHSMLGFGGLVRDPLDPALTRRWITPALNDPAVRRNTADFLRHVDPKDLVDVSTRLHRFPKAARIVWGTADPFFKIGLARRLRDAFADATLVEIDRGRTFLPLDEPELVANEIRAAHALTA, encoded by the coding sequence ATGACTGTCACCGACATCCCACAAGGTCGCATCGAGTACCGATCCGCCGGACCACAGGCCAGCACGGAGCCACCGGTCGTGTTCGTCCACGGCCTGCTGGTCAACGCGGAACTGTGGACCAAGGTCGCCGACGCGCTCGCTCTCGACGGCGTCCGCAGCTACGCCCCCGACCTGCCGCTCGGCTCGCACCGCATCCCGTTGCCGGTCGGCACCGATCTCAGCCCGCGAGGCGTCGCCCGGCTGATCAACGACTTCCTCGCCGCGCACGACCTCACCGACGTCACGCTTGTCGGCAACGACACCGGCGGCGCACTGTGCCAGTTCCTCATCGACACCGACCACAGCCGAATCGGACGCCTCGTCCTCACTAACTGCGACGCGTTCGACCAGTTCCCGCCCGCGCCGTTCGGACTGATCTTCAAGGCCGGCCGCCGGCCCGCGCTGCTGCGCGCGCTGATGGCCTCGGTACGCCCGAAGGCCTTACGCCACTCCATGCTCGGCTTCGGAGGGCTGGTCCGTGACCCGCTCGATCCCGCGCTCACCCGCCGCTGGATCACCCCAGCGCTCAACGACCCGGCGGTGCGCCGAAACACCGCCGACTTCCTGCGTCATGTCGACCCCAAGGACCTCGTCGACGTCTCGACCCGGCTGCACCGATTCCCCAAAGCGGCCCGTATCGTCTGGGGAACTGCCGACCCGTTCTTCAAGATCGGCTTGGCTCGCCGCCTGCGTGACGCCTTCGCCGACGCCACCCTCGTCGAAATTGACCGTGGGCGGACCTTCCTTCCATTGGACGAACCGGAGTTGGTCGCCAATGAGATCCGCGCGGCCCACGCGCTGACGGCGTAG
- a CDS encoding DUF899 domain-containing protein: MNRPPVVSPQEWQEARDALLVKEKELTHALDRLAAERRRLPMTRLDKPYRFVAPDGEEVGLTDLFGGQRQLVIYHFMLEPGSDHLCDGCSSFTDNLAEHASPHLKARNTRLILMSRAPQAEITPVRQRMSWTAPWYSSHPSDFNDDLGLDGGFGLSVLLRDGDEVFRTYFTRGRGVDRLRLDFNLLDLTPYGRQEAWEDSPAGWPQTPTMQWLRHRDEYETD; this comes from the coding sequence ATGAACCGCCCGCCCGTCGTGTCCCCGCAGGAGTGGCAGGAAGCGCGCGACGCGCTGCTCGTCAAGGAGAAGGAGCTCACGCACGCGCTCGACCGGCTCGCCGCCGAGCGGCGACGGCTGCCGATGACGCGCCTGGACAAGCCCTACCGTTTCGTCGCACCGGACGGCGAGGAGGTCGGCCTCACCGACCTCTTCGGCGGCCAACGGCAGCTGGTGATCTATCACTTCATGCTCGAGCCGGGCTCGGACCACCTGTGTGACGGCTGCAGCTCGTTCACCGACAACCTGGCCGAGCACGCGAGCCCGCATCTCAAGGCACGCAACACCAGGCTGATCCTGATGTCCCGCGCGCCTCAGGCAGAGATCACGCCGGTCAGGCAGCGAATGAGCTGGACCGCGCCGTGGTACTCCAGCCACCCCAGCGACTTCAACGACGATCTCGGGCTCGACGGAGGCTTCGGCCTGAGCGTCTTGCTCCGCGACGGCGACGAGGTCTTCCGCACCTACTTCACCCGCGGACGCGGCGTGGACCGGCTACGCCTGGACTTCAACCTCCTCGACCTGACGCCGTACGGCCGCCAAGAGGCCTGGGAGGACTCACCGGCCGGCTGGCCGCAGACCCCGACCATGCAGTGGCTGCGCCACCGCGACGAGTACGAAACGGATTGA
- a CDS encoding winged helix-turn-helix transcriptional regulator: protein MQRTQFSDMACSIARTLDVIGEPWSPLILRDVYVGITRFDQLLRDLGISRKVLTQRLAWLVEQGVLERRQYSDRPVRHEYVLTPKGTELCDLLLVMVRWGDRWTAGEAGPPVVYRHHACGEIAAVELTCSHCGEPMNATDVDVLPGPGAAG, encoded by the coding sequence ATGCAGCGCACGCAGTTCTCCGACATGGCTTGCTCCATCGCCCGGACGCTCGACGTCATCGGGGAACCGTGGTCGCCGCTGATCCTGCGCGATGTCTACGTCGGCATCACCCGGTTCGATCAGCTGCTGCGCGATCTGGGGATCTCCCGCAAAGTCCTCACGCAGCGGCTCGCGTGGCTGGTCGAGCAGGGAGTGCTCGAGCGTCGGCAATACTCTGACCGGCCGGTACGCCACGAGTACGTGCTGACTCCGAAGGGGACGGAGCTGTGCGACCTGCTCCTGGTGATGGTGCGGTGGGGCGACCGCTGGACCGCTGGTGAGGCCGGCCCACCGGTGGTGTACCGGCACCATGCCTGTGGCGAAATCGCCGCGGTGGAGCTGACCTGCTCGCACTGCGGCGAGCCGATGAACGCGACCGACGTCGACGTGCTGCCCGGCCCTGGAGCAGCCGGCTGA
- a CDS encoding NUDIX domain-containing protein, whose protein sequence is MTIDYTATLPTKRAAAAVLFTDGEGRVLLVEPTYKPDWEIPGGAVDLNESPFAAASREVMEELGLAITPGRLLVTDWVPPRGTRTEGLMFVFAGQLREPDLAAIRLPAEELRSWRWCTEAEAEERMSPLLARRVRAALRAADHDSTLYLENGEVVAG, encoded by the coding sequence GTGACCATCGACTACACCGCGACTCTCCCCACCAAGCGTGCCGCGGCCGCGGTGCTGTTCACCGATGGCGAGGGGCGGGTGCTGCTGGTTGAGCCGACGTACAAGCCCGACTGGGAGATCCCCGGCGGCGCGGTTGATCTCAACGAGTCACCGTTCGCGGCAGCCTCGCGTGAGGTGATGGAGGAACTCGGTCTGGCGATCACGCCGGGCCGCTTGCTGGTGACTGACTGGGTGCCGCCCCGCGGCACCCGTACCGAGGGATTGATGTTCGTCTTCGCCGGTCAGCTGCGGGAGCCGGACCTCGCCGCCATCCGGTTGCCGGCCGAGGAACTGCGCAGCTGGCGGTGGTGCACCGAGGCGGAGGCCGAAGAGCGGATGTCGCCGCTGCTGGCCCGGCGCGTCCGCGCGGCGCTACGGGCGGCCGACCACGACAGCACGCTGTATCTCGAGAACGGTGAGGTCGTCGCCGGTTAG
- a CDS encoding TetR/AcrR family transcriptional regulator — protein MSVRKAKAAETRAALLSAARTVFVERGYLNTKIVDITSAAGRATGVFYDHFADKEELLQALLMELHGQARERLADGGHPREHDLTDPEVLREHLATTWQVMRANLPVVVALFESTVAAGPKSDAMWRRLTQDTDMIRDHLEYVRELGRTLPGDPTLVAAAMGGMLSMLAYATLSSGAINASDDEIVDTVTALLLNGLAGPR, from the coding sequence ATGAGTGTTCGTAAGGCCAAGGCGGCCGAGACCCGGGCCGCCCTACTGAGCGCAGCCCGCACCGTGTTCGTGGAGCGGGGCTACCTGAACACGAAGATCGTGGACATCACCTCGGCTGCCGGGCGGGCCACCGGGGTGTTCTACGACCACTTCGCGGACAAGGAAGAGCTGCTCCAGGCACTGCTCATGGAATTGCACGGCCAGGCGCGCGAGCGACTGGCCGACGGAGGGCATCCCCGCGAACACGACCTGACCGACCCGGAGGTACTCCGCGAGCACCTGGCGACGACCTGGCAGGTGATGCGCGCGAACCTTCCCGTGGTCGTCGCGCTGTTCGAGTCGACGGTGGCGGCCGGGCCGAAGTCGGACGCGATGTGGCGGCGGCTTACCCAGGACACTGACATGATCCGCGACCACCTGGAGTACGTCCGCGAGCTCGGCCGCACACTGCCCGGCGACCCCACACTCGTCGCCGCGGCAATGGGCGGGATGCTCTCGATGCTCGCCTACGCGACGCTGTCCTCCGGCGCCATCAACGCCTCCGACGACGAGATCGTCGACACCGTGACCGCGCTGCTGCTCAATGGCCTGGCAGGCCCGAGATGA
- a CDS encoding ABC transporter ATP-binding protein, giving the protein MSATNALRLVDVSKTFGDADTAVRALDGISLSLGTGSFTAVMGPSGSGKSTLLQCAAGLEQPDSGFIEVDGAPMAVGSEAKLTKFRRDRIGFVFQQYNLLPMLTVVENTTLPLTLAGRRVDTARARAILTQVGLGDRLDHRPDQLSGGQRQRVAIVRALVTEPPVVFADEPTGALDTRSARDVLHLLRRAVDDHGRSVVMVTHDPVAASYADSVVFLADGRLAGELRAPTADAVAERLAHLADTVSAGV; this is encoded by the coding sequence ATGAGCGCGACGAATGCCTTACGGCTGGTCGACGTCAGCAAGACCTTTGGGGACGCCGACACTGCGGTGCGTGCGTTGGACGGCATTTCGCTGAGCCTGGGGACGGGCTCCTTCACCGCGGTGATGGGGCCATCCGGCTCCGGCAAGTCGACGCTGCTGCAGTGCGCGGCCGGGCTCGAGCAGCCGGACAGCGGGTTCATCGAGGTCGACGGAGCCCCGATGGCGGTCGGCAGCGAGGCGAAGCTGACGAAGTTCCGCCGGGACCGGATCGGTTTCGTCTTCCAGCAGTACAACCTGCTGCCGATGCTGACCGTGGTCGAGAACACGACGCTGCCGCTCACGCTCGCCGGGCGGCGGGTCGACACGGCCCGGGCCCGAGCGATCCTCACCCAGGTCGGTCTCGGTGACCGCCTCGACCACCGGCCCGACCAGCTCTCCGGCGGGCAGCGTCAGCGCGTCGCGATCGTGCGGGCGCTGGTCACCGAACCGCCGGTCGTCTTCGCGGACGAGCCGACGGGAGCCCTGGACACCCGCAGCGCGCGCGATGTTCTCCACCTGCTGCGGCGGGCGGTCGACGATCACGGGCGCAGCGTGGTGATGGTGACGCACGATCCGGTCGCTGCGTCCTATGCCGACTCGGTGGTGTTCCTCGCTGACGGCCGGCTGGCCGGCGAACTGCGGGCGCCGACGGCAGACGCGGTCGCCGAGCGGCTGGCACACCTCGCCGACACCGTGTCCGCGGGGGTGTGA
- a CDS encoding FtsX-like permease family protein, which translates to MLSLAIRSIRHRPGRLVATLLAAFLGSVIVMTFNSLHDTAAGAGVDPASAESLSLTGGVVGGYGTLLVLFAVASTLTVNVRQRSSEMDLLRATGATPGQISRLIVGEAAIVAVAGALLAIWPAMLAGRALVDRFHDSGQVAESVPYVFGPIGLGAGFAITVIASVGAAFLAVRRGLRAAAGKRASRGRFRQVAGLIALLAGAGAVSATFAMQATDTALMAAPAYGAILLSIGLAVFSPLLLRALLAVAERPLRAVFGAGGHLAVLNVRRRADELSGILMPLVVFVGMATATLYLQAVESDAIEASGVTKSVEDKNLETLNVVVVGIIAAFSCLMLVNTLYAATSYRRQEFGQQRLAGATPGQVLRMVGSEAVVLTFTGVLFGTVAGVAGILAFTFVRTDALRPDVGPGLWLGIVAIAAVATLVTSLVTATRTLRAPAIAAVAA; encoded by the coding sequence ATGCTCTCGCTCGCGATCCGCTCGATCCGGCACCGGCCGGGCCGCCTCGTCGCCACGCTGCTGGCCGCTTTTCTCGGCAGCGTCATCGTCATGACGTTCAACTCGCTGCACGACACGGCCGCCGGGGCGGGCGTCGACCCGGCCAGCGCCGAGTCGCTCAGCCTCACCGGAGGCGTCGTCGGCGGATACGGCACGCTGCTGGTCCTCTTCGCGGTCGCGTCGACGCTGACGGTGAACGTCCGCCAACGCAGCAGCGAGATGGACCTGCTCCGGGCCACCGGAGCCACGCCGGGGCAGATCAGCCGACTGATCGTCGGCGAAGCCGCGATCGTCGCCGTTGCCGGTGCCCTACTCGCGATCTGGCCGGCGATGCTGGCCGGCCGCGCCCTGGTGGATCGTTTCCACGACAGCGGCCAGGTCGCGGAGTCGGTGCCGTACGTGTTCGGACCGATCGGGCTTGGTGCGGGCTTCGCCATTACCGTGATCGCGTCGGTGGGAGCCGCCTTCCTGGCCGTCCGCCGCGGACTGCGGGCCGCTGCGGGCAAGCGCGCCTCCCGTGGACGGTTCCGGCAGGTGGCGGGTCTGATCGCACTGCTCGCCGGCGCCGGTGCGGTCAGCGCGACGTTCGCGATGCAGGCGACCGACACCGCGCTGATGGCGGCCCCGGCCTACGGCGCCATCCTGTTGTCGATCGGCCTCGCGGTCTTCTCGCCGCTACTGCTGCGGGCGCTGCTCGCGGTGGCGGAGCGTCCCCTCCGGGCGGTGTTCGGCGCCGGCGGCCACCTGGCCGTGCTCAACGTGCGCCGGCGCGCCGACGAACTCTCCGGCATCCTCATGCCGCTGGTCGTCTTCGTCGGGATGGCGACCGCCACCCTCTACCTGCAGGCGGTCGAGAGCGACGCGATCGAGGCCTCCGGCGTCACCAAGTCGGTCGAGGACAAGAACCTCGAGACGCTCAACGTGGTGGTCGTCGGCATCATCGCGGCGTTCTCCTGCCTCATGCTGGTCAACACGCTGTACGCCGCCACCTCGTATCGGCGGCAGGAGTTCGGGCAGCAGCGTCTGGCCGGCGCGACACCGGGTCAGGTGCTCCGCATGGTGGGCAGCGAGGCGGTCGTGCTGACGTTCACCGGTGTCCTGTTCGGCACGGTCGCGGGCGTCGCCGGGATCCTCGCCTTCACGTTCGTGCGGACGGACGCTCTGCGTCCGGACGTGGGCCCCGGGCTCTGGCTCGGGATCGTGGCCATCGCGGCGGTCGCGACGCTGGTCACCAGCCTCGTGACGGCGACCCGGACGCTCCGCGCACCCGCGATCGCCGCGGTGGCCGCCTGA
- a CDS encoding serine hydrolase domain-containing protein, protein MRTLLVALLLIATLTACTDDTGPEPAPRESVGQCDAGLHAAFSAWTRAGFSGSVAISTKGRFDCLAGFGSANDSAGTPNTPDTVFSIGSVTKSFTAATVFHLVDAGKLSLDDPAGRLLPELAGPVAGVTVEQLLLHTSGLNGSHGEDHQPLSRNEAITAINRLELAFPPGTDYVYSNAGYTLLALIIEKVSGSSYRDYTATNILPLPGRTVAGGFWDGEPAAPGPRAVGYTESGAPGHDGTFAGPHWAVDGNGALAMTARDLAAWTHELFTGRLVSPASVRAISTPGHDLGNGQAETPGWAAVDASAYGKPFLTASGGGGDVGHNAVVAWVPERQQAIVVMSNKPRLPAGKLLKTLAPALISGHRMPTPGAPPADADTAARVGTYRLATGGSLDVSASGNRLVMSARGTDAVIAALPPRDLSTEDIRDHERRVLAVLRGESSDGRTERKLFESDYGPITDIALAGTVFHDNDVRTYVTISTRSRSVLGWFSVDEKGGVGAVEVPTEPPSLALVPSGNGRYRPDDPTETGPEVTVEFADDRMTVTTPRGTTVARRAG, encoded by the coding sequence ATGCGCACGCTCCTGGTGGCTCTTCTCCTGATCGCGACGCTCACCGCTTGCACCGACGACACCGGTCCCGAGCCCGCTCCGCGCGAGAGCGTCGGCCAGTGTGATGCCGGGCTCCACGCGGCGTTCAGCGCCTGGACACGAGCCGGATTCAGCGGTTCGGTGGCCATCTCGACCAAGGGTCGGTTCGACTGCCTCGCCGGCTTCGGTTCGGCGAACGACAGCGCCGGGACGCCCAACACTCCTGACACGGTGTTCAGCATCGGTTCGGTCACCAAGTCGTTCACCGCCGCGACGGTCTTCCACCTCGTCGACGCCGGGAAACTGTCGCTCGACGACCCGGCCGGCCGGCTCCTGCCCGAGCTGGCCGGGCCGGTGGCCGGCGTCACGGTGGAGCAACTGCTCCTGCACACCAGCGGCCTGAACGGCTCGCACGGCGAAGACCACCAACCGCTCTCTCGGAACGAGGCCATCACCGCGATCAACCGGCTGGAACTCGCGTTTCCGCCGGGCACCGACTACGTGTACTCGAACGCCGGATACACGCTGCTCGCGCTGATCATCGAGAAGGTGTCGGGTTCGAGCTACCGGGACTACACCGCGACGAACATCCTGCCGCTGCCGGGCAGGACGGTGGCAGGCGGTTTCTGGGACGGCGAGCCGGCGGCGCCGGGCCCCCGCGCCGTCGGCTACACCGAGAGCGGCGCCCCCGGTCACGACGGCACGTTCGCCGGGCCGCATTGGGCGGTGGACGGCAACGGCGCGCTCGCGATGACGGCCCGCGACCTGGCCGCCTGGACCCATGAGCTGTTCACCGGTCGGCTGGTGTCGCCCGCGTCGGTACGGGCGATCAGCACCCCGGGGCACGATCTCGGGAATGGCCAGGCCGAGACCCCCGGCTGGGCGGCCGTCGACGCGTCGGCCTACGGCAAGCCGTTCCTCACGGCGTCCGGCGGCGGGGGCGACGTCGGCCACAACGCGGTCGTCGCGTGGGTACCGGAGCGCCAGCAGGCGATCGTGGTGATGTCCAACAAGCCGCGTCTGCCGGCCGGGAAACTGCTGAAGACGCTGGCGCCGGCGCTGATCTCCGGGCATCGAATGCCGACGCCCGGCGCCCCGCCCGCCGACGCCGATACTGCCGCTAGGGTCGGGACCTACCGCCTCGCCACCGGAGGTTCACTCGACGTGAGCGCGAGCGGCAACCGCCTCGTGATGTCGGCGCGCGGCACCGACGCCGTCATCGCCGCCCTGCCACCACGCGACCTCTCCACCGAGGACATCCGCGACCACGAGCGCCGCGTGCTGGCGGTGCTGCGGGGGGAGTCGTCCGATGGCCGCACCGAACGCAAGTTGTTCGAGTCGGATTACGGGCCGATCACCGACATCGCGCTGGCCGGGACGGTGTTCCACGACAACGACGTCCGCACGTACGTGACGATCAGTACCCGATCGCGGTCGGTCCTCGGCTGGTTCTCCGTCGACGAGAAAGGCGGCGTCGGGGCGGTCGAGGTTCCGACCGAGCCGCCGTCGCTAGCGCTCGTGCCGTCCGGGAACGGCCGCTACCGGCCGGACGATCCGACCGAGACGGGACCCGAGGTGACCGTCGAGTTCGCCGACGATCGGATGACCGTCACCACCCCGCGCGGCACCACGGTCGCGCGGCGGGCCGGCTGA